The Haemophilus parainfluenzae genome window below encodes:
- the lolD gene encoding lipoprotein-releasing ABC transporter ATP-binding protein LolD, protein MNNYLLKCENINKFYQEGENQTQVLKGVSFSMEPAELVAIVGSSGSGKSTLLHTLGGLDQPSSGEVFINGQSLQKASANELAALRNRYLGFVYQFHHLMADFTALENVMMPMLIGHQNKTEAKDRAEKMLSAVGLSHRVTHRPSALSGGERQRVAIARALVNNPSLVLADEPTGNLDHKTTESIFELIQQLNQEQNIAFLLVTHDMGLAEKLSRRLVMQDGILKEGV, encoded by the coding sequence ATGAATAACTATTTATTAAAATGCGAAAATATCAATAAATTTTATCAAGAAGGTGAAAATCAAACGCAAGTGTTAAAAGGTGTTTCTTTTTCTATGGAACCTGCAGAGTTGGTTGCGATTGTGGGGAGTTCTGGTTCAGGAAAAAGTACTTTATTACACACCCTAGGCGGCTTAGATCAGCCAAGTAGCGGGGAAGTGTTTATTAATGGACAATCCTTGCAAAAAGCATCGGCTAATGAATTAGCTGCTTTGCGTAATCGTTATTTAGGATTTGTGTATCAATTCCATCATTTAATGGCAGATTTTACCGCACTTGAAAATGTGATGATGCCGATGTTGATTGGTCATCAAAATAAAACAGAAGCGAAAGATCGTGCCGAAAAAATGCTAAGTGCGGTGGGATTAAGTCATAGAGTTACGCATCGTCCTTCTGCACTTTCTGGTGGAGAACGTCAGCGTGTGGCTATTGCACGAGCTTTAGTGAATAATCCATCGTTAGTTTTAGCGGATGAGCCCACCGGGAATCTCGATCACAAGACCACAGAAAGCATTTTTGAACTTATTCAACAACTTAACCAAGAGCAAAATATCGCTTTTTTATTAGTCACTCACGATATGGGGCTTGCTGAAAAATTATCACGCCGTTTAGTGATGCAAGATGGTATTTTGAAGGAAGGTGTGTGA
- a CDS encoding YwiC-like family protein: MKLLISNQYGAIVMALLPFVYGMLLASPVWAHFFLLLAWFSMYLLSYPMLSLFKGKNMAEYKKWTIIYGVAAFLFALPAIFYNWQILFFIAAMFPFVLVSIYYTKKKDERNLLNDLAGIAIFALAGMGSYYFSDRTFDEKIWWVALYPSLFFIGTTLYVKSMMRERKNPLYLKASIIFHILCVLGCLFTQQYVLSLAFVPALIRAIYLPTKKLSVKQVGLIEFGTSAIFLIILLIATL; the protein is encoded by the coding sequence ATGAAACTCCTGATTTCGAATCAATACGGCGCCATTGTGATGGCATTATTGCCTTTTGTTTACGGTATGTTATTAGCTTCACCTGTTTGGGCGCATTTCTTTTTGCTTTTAGCTTGGTTCAGCATGTATTTGCTAAGTTACCCAATGCTGAGTCTCTTTAAAGGCAAAAATATGGCGGAATATAAAAAGTGGACTATCATCTATGGTGTCGCAGCTTTTTTATTTGCGCTTCCTGCTATTTTTTATAACTGGCAAATTCTTTTCTTTATTGCCGCCATGTTTCCTTTTGTGTTGGTGAGTATCTATTACACCAAGAAAAAAGATGAACGTAATCTTCTCAATGATTTAGCGGGTATTGCGATTTTTGCCCTTGCAGGTATGGGATCCTATTATTTTTCCGACCGCACTTTTGACGAAAAAATCTGGTGGGTAGCACTGTATCCAAGCTTATTCTTTATTGGCACAACGCTTTACGTCAAATCAATGATGCGTGAACGCAAAAATCCGCTTTATCTCAAAGCCTCTATTATTTTTCATATACTTTGTGTGCTCGGTTGCTTGTTTACCCAACAATATGTCTTATCACTTGCTTTTGTACCAGCGTTAATTCGTGCCATTTATTTGCCCACCAAGAAACTTTCGGTTAAGCAAGTCGGTCTAATAGAATTCGGAACATCCGCCATTTTTTTGATTATTTTATTGATAGCGACATTATAA
- a CDS encoding YdcH family protein — MPSNALVGTWLKRFFEKHNELDHEIKNMQENIQLATHMEIEALKKEKLRIKDELYEYLKKKSQE; from the coding sequence ATTCCTTCCAACGCCCTAGTCGGGACATGGTTGAAACGGTTTTTTGAAAAGCATAACGAATTAGATCATGAAATTAAGAATATGCAGGAAAACATTCAGCTCGCCACTCATATGGAAATTGAGGCTTTGAAAAAAGAAAAATTACGGATTAAAGATGAGCTTTATGAATACCTAAAGAAAAAATCACAAGAATAG
- a CDS encoding beta strand repeat-containing protein yields MNKIYKVLWNHAAQNWVVTSELARGNVKSSTSQLTNQLTDQPTSQLKKSFTIATLSAVIIASLFSTSAMADAMNRNSWDSADASTVVIGEQNDASGPDGGASARTYGSTTDGRITNVHHSIAIGGKATVTNTQNALAIGYNAKINSKTKGSVALGAHSQVSNVNTDQTSQSINIGGKNYDFAGKADTNTSVLSIGSGGPVRDWNGRTNDGRGHSIDTYDRGTNRYNVRQIQNVAAGRVAVNSTDGINGSQLYAVVQAVNDLSKNTAYGWKVTSEGGTGSGEQSVNNGETVTFAAGKNMTITQAGKKFTYATADDVTFNKVTVGGNEFNTNGLTIASGPSMTKTGINAGNKTITNVANGVNNNDAVNVSQLNAAKSNVAAGTNVANVTTTTNADQSKTYTVNAIGTNVTSNSNLITATKTATANNTNNQTNTYTIGLKTKNVTANKDSGKYDEIPATEGDGVVTAKALLEALKKAGWKLQANGVGNTIIKAGDVVNFVNGTGTTASVTSSNKGNSIKFDINTSTLTVSKAGTTTGTISADKAGDYFANATSVATAINSAFWRATATGAGGGTRVEQPIHAGDLVTFKGGDGIKVDQDKGTFTFSLDKDYIKKHPEFKGPKGDKGAQGARGEKGETGAAGKNAVASVTTNNDGTHTINITDGNGAVSSTIVKNGEKGEKGEKGEKGEKGETGAAGKNATATVVDNHNGTHTFTVTNPDGSETHTTINDGAKGEKGEKGEKGETGAAGKNAVASVTTNNDGTHTINITDGNGAVSSTIVKNGEKGETGAAGKNAVASVTTNNDGTHTINITDGNGAVSSTIVKNGEKGEKGEKGEKGETGAAGKNAVASVTTNNDGTHTINITDGNGAVSSTIVKNGEKGEKGEKGEKGETGAAGKNATATVVDNHNGTHTFTVTNPDGSETHTTINDGAKGEKGEKGEKGETGAAGKNAVASVTTNNDGTHTINITDGNGAVSSATVKNGKDGKNAVANITENNDGSHTINITDGNGAVSSTIVKNGEKGEKGEKGEKGETGAAGKNAVASVTNNNDGTHTINITDGNGAVSSTIVKNGEKGEKGEKGETGAAGKDGKNAIASVTTNEDGTHTINITDGNGAVSSATVKNGKDGKNAVANITENNDGSHTINITDGNGAVSSTIVKNGEKGEKGEKGEKGETGAAGKNAVASVTTNNDGTHTINITDGNGAVSSTIVKNGEKR; encoded by the coding sequence ATGAACAAAATCTATAAGGTTCTTTGGAATCATGCTGCCCAAAATTGGGTGGTTACCTCTGAATTGGCTCGTGGAAACGTTAAATCTTCCACCAGCCAACTCACAAATCAACTTACCGATCAACCAACCAGCCAACTGAAAAAAAGCTTTACAATAGCCACACTAAGTGCGGTCATTATTGCGAGTTTATTCTCTACATCGGCTATGGCTGATGCAATGAACCGAAATTCGTGGGATAGCGCTGACGCCAGTACGGTTGTAATTGGTGAACAAAACGATGCCTCTGGTCCTGATGGTGGAGCATCAGCTCGCACGTATGGTTCAACTACCGATGGTAGAATAACCAATGTTCATCACTCTATCGCTATTGGTGGTAAAGCAACAGTAACTAATACTCAAAATGCTCTAGCCATTGGTTATAATGCTAAAATTAATTCAAAAACAAAAGGAAGTGTCGCTTTAGGTGCCCATTCACAAGTTAGTAATGTAAATACAGACCAAACGTCTCAATCAATCAACATTGGTGGTAAAAATTACGACTTTGCAGGGAAAGCAGATACAAATACATCTGTTCTTTCTATTGGTTCAGGTGGGCCTGTCCGGGATTGGAACGGACGCACAAACGATGGTCGAGGCCATTCTATAGATACTTATGACCGAGGTACTAATCGCTACAACGTTCGCCAAATTCAAAATGTGGCAGCAGGTCGTGTGGCAGTAAACTCAACCGATGGAATTAACGGTTCTCAACTTTATGCTGTAGTACAAGCGGTTAATGATTTGTCAAAAAATACTGCCTATGGTTGGAAAGTAACATCTGAAGGTGGAACAGGCTCAGGTGAACAAAGCGTTAACAACGGCGAGACTGTTACCTTTGCTGCTGGCAAAAACATGACAATTACGCAAGCTGGAAAAAAATTCACCTATGCGACCGCAGATGACGTCACCTTCAATAAAGTAACTGTTGGTGGCAATGAATTTAATACGAACGGCTTAACCATTGCAAGTGGCCCAAGTATGACCAAAACAGGGATCAATGCAGGTAATAAAACAATTACCAATGTAGCAAATGGTGTCAATAATAATGATGCGGTGAACGTATCCCAATTAAACGCTGCTAAAAGCAATGTTGCGGCAGGCACAAATGTTGCTAACGTAACAACTACAACTAATGCGGATCAAAGCAAAACTTACACCGTAAATGCGATTGGCACAAACGTAACTTCTAATAGTAATTTAATTACTGCAACTAAAACAGCTACGGCGAATAACACCAATAACCAAACCAATACTTATACCATTGGTTTAAAAACCAAAAATGTAACGGCGAATAAAGATTCCGGCAAATATGATGAAATACCAGCAACCGAAGGAGATGGTGTTGTTACCGCGAAGGCTTTATTAGAGGCACTAAAAAAAGCTGGCTGGAAATTACAAGCTAACGGTGTGGGTAATACGATAATTAAAGCTGGTGATGTGGTTAATTTTGTTAATGGTACGGGAACTACTGCATCAGTAACGTCATCAAATAAAGGGAATTCCATTAAATTTGATATTAACACATCAACTTTAACAGTATCCAAAGCAGGCACCACTACAGGTACTATTTCTGCCGATAAAGCTGGTGATTATTTTGCTAACGCAACAAGTGTTGCCACTGCAATTAATAGCGCGTTCTGGAGAGCTACGGCAACTGGTGCTGGTGGCGGAACTCGCGTAGAACAACCAATCCACGCTGGAGATCTAGTTACATTTAAAGGTGGCGATGGTATTAAAGTTGATCAAGATAAGGGAACTTTCACCTTTAGCCTTGATAAAGACTACATTAAAAAACACCCTGAATTTAAAGGCCCTAAAGGGGATAAAGGTGCACAGGGGGCTCGTGGTGAAAAAGGTGAAACCGGTGCGGCAGGTAAAAACGCTGTTGCAAGTGTTACCACAAATAACGATGGTACTCACACCATTAACATTACCGATGGTAATGGCGCCGTATCTTCTACTATCGTGAAAAACGGTGAAAAAGGTGAAAAAGGTGAAAAAGGTGAAAAAGGTGAAAAAGGTGAAACCGGTGCGGCAGGTAAAAACGCTACAGCTACTGTAGTTGATAACCATAATGGTACTCATACGTTCACTGTTACTAACCCTGATGGCTCTGAAACCCACACCACTATTAATGATGGTGCGAAAGGTGAAAAAGGTGAAAAAGGTGAAAAAGGTGAAACCGGTGCGGCAGGTAAAAACGCTGTTGCAAGTGTTACCACAAATAACGATGGTACTCACACCATTAACATTACCGATGGTAATGGCGCCGTATCTTCTACTATCGTGAAAAACGGTGAAAAAGGTGAAACCGGTGCGGCAGGTAAAAACGCTGTTGCAAGTGTTACCACAAATAACGATGGTACTCACACCATTAACATTACCGATGGTAATGGCGCCGTATCTTCTACTATCGTGAAAAACGGTGAAAAAGGTGAAAAAGGTGAAAAAGGTGAAAAAGGTGAAACCGGTGCGGCAGGTAAAAACGCTGTTGCAAGTGTTACCACAAATAACGATGGTACTCACACCATTAACATTACCGATGGTAATGGCGCCGTATCTTCTACTATCGTGAAAAACGGTGAAAAAGGTGAAAAAGGTGAAAAAGGTGAAAAAGGTGAAACCGGTGCGGCAGGTAAAAACGCTACAGCTACTGTAGTTGATAACCATAATGGTACTCATACGTTCACTGTTACTAACCCTGATGGCTCTGAAACCCACACCACTATTAATGATGGTGCGAAAGGTGAAAAAGGTGAAAAAGGTGAAAAAGGTGAAACCGGTGCGGCAGGTAAAAACGCTGTTGCAAGTGTTACCACAAATAACGATGGTACTCACACCATTAACATTACCGATGGTAATGGCGCCGTATCTTCTGCTACCGTGAAAAACGGTAAAGATGGTAAAAATGCTGTTGCTAACATCACTGAAAACAATGATGGCTCACATACTATTAACATCACCGATGGTAATGGCGCCGTATCTTCTACTATCGTGAAAAACGGTGAAAAAGGTGAAAAAGGTGAAAAAGGTGAAAAAGGTGAAACCGGTGCGGCAGGTAAAAACGCTGTTGCAAGTGTAACCAACAATAATGATGGAACACACACCATTAACATTACCGATGGTAATGGCGCCGTATCTTCTACTATCGTGAAAAACGGTGAAAAAGGTGAGAAAGGTGAAAAAGGTGAAACCGGTGCGGCAGGTAAAGACGGTAAAAACGCTATTGCAAGTGTCACCACAAATGAAGATGGCACTCACACCATCAACATCACCGATGGTAATGGCGCCGTATCTTCTGCTACCGTGAAAAACGGTAAAGATGGTAAAAATGCTGTTGCTAACATCACTGAAAACAATGATGGCTCACATACTATTAACATCACCGATGGTAATGGCGCCGTATCTTCTACTATCGTGAAAAACGGTGAAAAAGGTGAAAAAGGTGAAAAAGGTGAAAAAGGTGAAACCGGTGCGGCAGGTAAAAACGCTGTTGCAAGTGTTACCACAAATAACGATGGAACACACACCATTAACATTACCGATGGTAATGGCGCCGTATCTTCTACTATCGTGAAAAACGGTGAAAAACGGTGA
- a CDS encoding YadA family autotransporter adhesin, with translation MKNGEKGEKGETGAAGKNAVASVTTNNDGTHTINITDGNGAVSSTIVKNGEKGEKGEKGETGAAGKDGKNAVASVTTNQDGTHTINITDGNGAVSSTIVKNGEKGEKGETGAAGKNAVASVTTNNDGTHTINITDGNGAVSSTIVKNGEKGEKGEKGEKGETGAAGKNAVASVTTNNDGTHTINITDGNGAVSSTIVKNGEKGEKGEKGEKGETGAAGKNAVASVTNNNDGTHTINITDGNGAVSSTIVKNGEKGEKGEKGETGAAGKDGKNAIASVTTNEDGTHTINITDGNGAVSSATVKNGKDGKNAVANITENNDGSHTINITDGNGAVSSTIVKNGEKGEKGEKGETGAAGKNAVASVTTNNDGTHTINITDGNGAVSSTIVKNGEKGEKGEKGETGAAGKNAVASVTTNNDGTHTINITDGNGAVSSTIVKNGEKGEKGEKGEKGETGAAGKNAVASVTNNNDGTHTINITDGNGAVSSAIVKNGKDGEKGEDGKNAVASVTNNNDGTHTIKITDGNNKSTTTIVKDGKDGKNGTGGSGSNSDDGLKFTGNNEVVNNNKLNSKVIIKGEGVSKVKSETFKSAKGNINVKADGNATLEMQLAKDIDLGNDGSVTTGNTVINNNGITINNAAPNKTVSVTENGLNNGGNRIINVAPGIKGTDAVNVNQLRGAVNNIHNDMNKMDKRLSAGIAGAMSSANLYQATSSGKSMLSAGAGTYRGESAVAVGYSRLSDNGKFGVRFSANTNSRGDAGAAASVGYQW, from the coding sequence GTGAAAAACGGTGAAAAAGGTGAAAAAGGTGAAACCGGTGCGGCAGGTAAAAACGCTGTTGCAAGTGTTACCACAAATAACGATGGAACACACACCATTAACATTACCGATGGTAATGGCGCCGTATCTTCTACTATCGTGAAAAACGGTGAAAAAGGTGAAAAAGGTGAAAAAGGTGAAACCGGTGCTGCAGGTAAAGACGGTAAAAACGCTGTTGCAAGTGTTACCACAAATCAAGATGGCACTCACACCATTAACATTACCGATGGTAATGGCGCCGTATCTTCTACTATCGTGAAAAACGGTGAAAAAGGTGAAAAAGGTGAAACCGGTGCGGCAGGTAAAAACGCTGTTGCAAGTGTTACCACAAATAACGATGGAACACACACCATTAACATTACCGATGGTAATGGCGCCGTATCTTCTACTATCGTGAAAAACGGTGAAAAAGGTGAAAAAGGTGAAAAAGGTGAAAAAGGTGAAACCGGTGCGGCAGGTAAAAACGCTGTTGCAAGTGTTACCACAAATAACGATGGTACTCACACCATTAACATTACCGATGGTAATGGCGCCGTATCTTCTACTATCGTGAAAAACGGTGAAAAAGGTGAAAAAGGTGAAAAAGGTGAAAAAGGTGAAACCGGTGCGGCAGGTAAAAACGCTGTTGCAAGTGTAACCAACAATAATGATGGAACACACACCATTAACATTACCGATGGTAATGGCGCCGTATCTTCTACTATCGTGAAAAACGGTGAAAAAGGTGAGAAAGGTGAAAAAGGTGAAACCGGTGCGGCAGGTAAAGACGGTAAAAACGCTATTGCAAGTGTCACCACAAATGAAGATGGCACTCACACCATCAACATCACCGATGGTAATGGCGCCGTATCTTCTGCTACCGTGAAAAACGGTAAAGATGGTAAAAATGCTGTTGCTAACATCACTGAAAACAATGATGGCTCACATACTATTAACATCACCGATGGTAATGGCGCCGTATCTTCTACTATCGTGAAAAACGGTGAAAAAGGTGAAAAAGGTGAAAAAGGTGAAACCGGTGCGGCAGGTAAAAACGCTGTTGCAAGTGTTACCACAAATAACGATGGAACACACACCATTAACATTACCGATGGTAATGGCGCCGTATCTTCTACTATCGTGAAAAACGGTGAAAAAGGTGAAAAAGGTGAAAAAGGTGAAACCGGTGCGGCAGGTAAAAACGCTGTTGCAAGTGTTACCACAAATAACGATGGAACACACACCATTAACATTACCGATGGTAATGGCGCCGTATCTTCTACTATCGTGAAAAACGGTGAAAAAGGTGAAAAAGGTGAAAAAGGTGAAAAAGGTGAAACCGGTGCGGCAGGTAAAAACGCTGTTGCAAGTGTAACCAACAATAATGATGGAACACACACCATTAACATTACCGATGGTAATGGCGCCGTATCTTCTGCTATCGTGAAAAACGGTAAAGATGGTGAGAAAGGTGAGGATGGCAAAAATGCCGTTGCAAGTGTAACCAACAATAATGATGGAACACATACTATCAAGATTACCGATGGTAACAACAAGTCTACGACAACAATTGTTAAAGATGGTAAAGACGGTAAAAACGGCACTGGTGGTTCAGGCTCCAACTCAGATGATGGCTTGAAATTTACCGGCAATAATGAAGTTGTGAATAACAATAAGCTTAATAGCAAAGTTATTATCAAAGGCGAAGGTGTTTCTAAAGTGAAATCAGAAACATTCAAATCAGCTAAAGGTAATATCAATGTGAAAGCAGATGGTAACGCAACTTTAGAAATGCAATTAGCCAAAGATATTGATCTTGGTAACGACGGTTCCGTCACTACTGGTAATACCGTTATCAATAATAATGGTATTACAATAAATAATGCGGCTCCAAACAAAACTGTTTCTGTAACTGAAAACGGCTTGAATAACGGTGGTAATAGAATTATTAACGTTGCTCCGGGCATAAAAGGTACAGATGCAGTGAATGTGAACCAATTAAGAGGTGCGGTTAACAATATTCATAATGATATGAATAAAATGGATAAAAGACTCAGCGCGGGTATTGCAGGCGCAATGTCCTCAGCTAACTTATATCAAGCCACCTCTTCAGGTAAATCTATGCTTTCAGCTGGCGCTGGTACGTATAGAGGAGAAAGCGCAGTTGCAGTGGGTTACTCTCGCTTATCAGATAATGGTAAATTTGGGGTAAGATTCTCCGCGAATACAAACTCTCGTGGAGATGCAGGTGCTGCAGCAAGTGTTGGTTACCAATGGTAA
- a CDS encoding tetratricopeptide repeat protein: MKTLAKLLLLTTLTLSSSAFAMKTIDLVDKAQMTEQQKMDLAQKLAEKQDWKAVFEIMYPLALEGNLQAQSNLGMLYNLGRGVDENKELAYWWFSEAAERGSIKAINNLAIMYFNGNNYVKQDTAQAIKLFETSATKDPDAMLTLGEIYTNQKEFTKAFKWFQKAANAGSNEGRFRLARLYEEGVGTQVNIGLAKLLYLEIMNTAKKDEIKEIARQRLQRLSLY; this comes from the coding sequence ATGAAGACATTAGCCAAACTTTTACTCCTCACCACGCTCACCTTAAGCAGTTCAGCATTTGCGATGAAAACTATTGATTTGGTGGATAAAGCGCAAATGACGGAGCAGCAAAAAATGGATCTGGCGCAAAAACTGGCTGAGAAACAAGATTGGAAAGCCGTTTTTGAAATTATGTATCCTTTAGCTTTGGAAGGTAATTTACAAGCGCAAAGCAATTTAGGGATGCTTTATAATTTAGGTCGCGGAGTAGATGAAAATAAAGAGTTGGCTTATTGGTGGTTTAGCGAAGCCGCTGAGCGAGGCAGTATTAAAGCCATCAATAATTTGGCTATCATGTATTTCAACGGCAACAACTATGTGAAACAAGATACCGCTCAAGCGATTAAATTATTTGAAACCAGTGCGACAAAAGATCCTGATGCAATGCTTACATTAGGGGAAATCTATACCAATCAGAAAGAATTTACCAAAGCCTTTAAATGGTTCCAAAAAGCTGCGAATGCGGGCAGCAATGAGGGGCGATTCCGTTTGGCTCGTTTGTATGAAGAAGGGGTTGGAACACAAGTCAATATTGGTTTGGCCAAATTGCTTTATTTGGAAATTATGAATACGGCGAAAAAGGATGAAATCAAAGAAATCGCCAGACAGCGATTACAACGTTTAAGCTTGTATTAA
- a CDS encoding YhcB family protein, translated as MQSWTPEMWQATVIGLVVGVILGYLLLRLTKGSVKKQVQTEAELQEVKIQLSDKQAQLEKHFAESAELFKTLIGDYQKLYRHYAVSSETLLGSKPADKGLFTQQLVTASSESKSEEPPRDYSEGSSGLLKTDKENQ; from the coding sequence ATGCAATCATGGACACCAGAAATGTGGCAAGCCACTGTGATTGGGCTTGTGGTTGGCGTAATCTTAGGCTATTTATTATTACGTTTAACAAAAGGTTCTGTAAAAAAACAAGTTCAGACCGAAGCTGAACTTCAAGAAGTGAAAATACAATTAAGCGATAAACAAGCACAACTTGAAAAACATTTCGCGGAAAGTGCCGAATTATTTAAAACCTTAATTGGTGATTATCAAAAACTCTATCGTCACTATGCGGTTTCATCTGAAACCTTACTTGGCAGTAAACCAGCCGACAAAGGTTTATTTACCCAGCAATTAGTGACCGCCTCATCAGAAAGTAAATCAGAAGAACCACCTCGCGATTATTCCGAAGGTTCATCTGGCTTATTAAAAACAGATAAAGAAAACCAATAA
- a CDS encoding RidA family protein: MSIQRIQPSKRFSEVVIHNNTAYFAGQVPEKTVKQNAYEQTKEVLSLIDKLLAEIGSEKSKILTTQIFLADMADYAQLNQAWDEWVDSQNPPSRATVEAKLADPDWKVEIVIIAAV, from the coding sequence ATGTCGATTCAACGCATTCAACCAAGCAAACGCTTTTCTGAAGTGGTCATTCATAACAATACTGCCTATTTTGCCGGCCAAGTACCGGAAAAAACCGTTAAGCAAAATGCTTACGAGCAAACCAAAGAAGTCCTTTCACTGATCGATAAATTATTGGCTGAAATTGGTTCTGAAAAAAGCAAAATTCTTACCACGCAAATCTTCCTTGCTGATATGGCAGATTATGCTCAACTCAACCAAGCATGGGATGAATGGGTTGATAGCCAAAATCCACCAAGCCGAGCAACGGTAGAAGCGAAACTTGCAGATCCTGATTGGAAGGTTGAGATCGTGATTATTGCAGCTGTGTAA